One stretch of Mus pahari chromosome 5, PAHARI_EIJ_v1.1, whole genome shotgun sequence DNA includes these proteins:
- the Uhmk1 gene encoding serine/threonine-protein kinase Kist, which yields MAGSGCAWGAEPPRFLEAFGRLWQVQSRLGSGSSASVYRVRCCGTPGSPPGALKQFLPPGTTGAAASAAEYGFRKERAALEQLQGHRNIVTLYGVFTIHFSPNVPSRCLLLELLDVSVSELLLYSSHQGCSMWMIQHCARDVLEALAFLHHEGYVHADLKPRNILWSAENECFKLIDFGLSFKEGNQDVKYIQTDGYRAPEAELQNCLAQAGLQSDTECTSAVDLWSLGIILLEMFSGMKLKHTVRSQEWKANSSAIIDHIFASKAVVNAAIPAYHLRDLIKSMLHDDPSRRIPAEMALCSPFFSIPFAPHIEDLVMLPTPVLRLLNVLDDDYLENEDEYEDVVEDVKEECQKYGPVVSLLVPKENPGRGQVFVEYANAGDSKAAQKLLTGRMFDGKFVVATFYPLSAYKRGYLYQTLL from the exons ATGGCGGGGTCCGGCTGCGCGTGGGGCGCCGAGCCGCCGCGCTTCCTGGAGGCCTTCGGGCGGCTGTGGCAGGTCCAGAGCCGCCTGGGCAGCGGCTCCTCGGCCTCGGTGTACCGGGTGCGGTGCTGCGGCACCCCGGGCTCGCCCCCCGGCGCCCTCAAGCAGTTCCTGCCTCCGGGAACCACCGGGGCTGCGGCCTCGGCCGCGGAGTATGGTTTCCGCAAAGAGAGGGCGGCGCTGGAGCAGTTGCAGGGTCACAGGAACATCG tGACTTTATATGGAGTCTTTACCATACACTTCTCTCCAAACGTGCCATCACGCTGTCTGCTGCTTGAACTCCTGGATGTCAGTGTTTCCGAATTGCTTTTATATTCCAGTCACCAGGGCTGCTCCATGTGGATGATACAGCACTGTGCCAGAGATGTTCTGGAGGCCCTTGCTTTTCTTCACCATGAGGGCTATGTCCATGCCGACCTCAAACCACGAAACATCCTGTGGAGTGCGGAGAATGAATGCTTTAAGCTTATTGACTTTGGACTCAGCTTCAAAGAAGGCAATCAG GACGTAAAGTATATTCAGACAGACGGGTATCGCGCTCCTGAAGCAGAGCTGCAGAACTGcttggcccaggctggcctgcagagTGATACAGAATGTACCTCAGCTGTTGATCTGTGGAGCCTCGGAATCATTTTACTGGAAATGTTCTCAGGAATGAAACTGAAACATACAGTCAGATCTCAGGAATGGAAG GCAAACAGTTCTGCTATTATTGATCATATATTTGCCAGTAAAGCAGTGGTGAATGCCGCAATTCCAGCCTATCACCTCAGAGACCTTATCAAAAG CATGCTTCATGATGACCCAAGCAGAAGGATCCCTGCTGAGATGGCATTGTGCAGCCCATTCTTTAGCATTCCTTTTG CCCCTCATATTGAAGATCTGGTGATGCTTCCGACTCCAGTGCTCAGGCTCCTCAATGTTCTGGATGATGATTATCTTGAAAATGAAGATGAATATGAAG ATGTTGTAGAAGATGTGAAAGAGGAGTGTCAGAAATATGGACCAGTGGTTTCTCTGCTTGTTCCAAAGGAAAATCCTGGCAGAGGACAG GTCTTTGTTGAGTACGCAAACGCTGGCGATTCCAAAGCTGCTCAGAAGTTGCTGACTGGGAGGATGTTTGACGGGAAGTTTGTTGTGGCTACATTCTACCCGCTGAGTGCCTACAAGAGGGGATATCTTTATCAAACCTTGCTTTAA